The following coding sequences are from one Haliotis asinina isolate JCU_RB_2024 chromosome 3, JCU_Hal_asi_v2, whole genome shotgun sequence window:
- the LOC137278578 gene encoding protein pygopus-like: MEEKKDSQKHTLAELLPPPETSAPTTTTISKADVIAQNPFEDQLPVSARQSPSMSNMTNNMANNMQGSMPNNMPGNMPNNMQGNIPNNMQGNMPNNMQGNMPNNMQGNMPNNMQGNMPNNMSGNMPNNMQGNMPNNMSNNMQGNMPNNMQGNMGNMNNMNKQGHGTGMPPQGPGSGKMYPPNQPMVFNHSNPNAPPIYPCGICHKEVHDNDQAILCESGCNFWFHRICTGLTDPAFTMLKAEVYAEWVCDKCLSTKNIPLVKLKP, translated from the exons ATGGAGGAGAAAAAAGATAGTCAG AAACACACTCTTGCTGAGCTTCTTCCCCCACCTGAAACATCTGCacccactaccaccaccattaGTAAGGCAGATGTTATTGCTCAAAACCCGTTTGAAGACCAGCTTCCAGTCTCAGCAAGACAGTCACCCAGCATGTCAAATATGACCAACAACATGGCCAATAACATGCAGGGCAGTATGCCAAATAACATGCCTGGTAATATGCCTAATAACATGCAAGGCAATATACCCAACAACATGCAGGGAAATATGCCTAATAACATGCAGGGAAATATGCCTAATAACATGCAGGGAAATATGCCCAATAACATGCAGGGTAATATGCCTAATAACATGTCTGGTAATATGCCCAATAATATGCAGGGTAATATGCCCAATAACATGTCCAATAACATGCAGGGTAACATGCCCAATAACATGCAGGGCAACATGGGTAATATGAACAACATGAACAAGCAAGGACATGGAACAGGAATGCCTCCACAAGGGCCAGGTTCTGGCAAGATGTATCCACCCAATCAGCCAATGGTATTCAATCACTCCAACCCCAACGCACCACCGATTTACCCGTGTGGTATATGTCACAAGGAGGTTCATGACAATGACCAGGCTATACTCTGTGAGAGTGGATGTAACTTTTGGTTTCACAGGATCTGTACTGGACTCACTGATCCAGCTTTCACCATGTTGAAGGCTGAAGTGTATGCAGAGTGGGTCTGTGACAAATGTTTATCTACAAAGAATATACCTCTTGTCAAGTTGAAACCATAA